From the Balearica regulorum gibbericeps isolate bBalReg1 chromosome 4, bBalReg1.pri, whole genome shotgun sequence genome, one window contains:
- the LOC142601509 gene encoding uncharacterized protein LOC142601509 — MGYSPDGGWPSGRLGQDGPHAVSSQGLRPVEPVDGSAQMLSWDSPWLSPVQCSQTLPLLPQPVSYPALLSPLFSHPLQAMAKAIALLLAVLAVQHGLKHDHQTDVAATERMQQREEFLQQMTRLLQEVEESRSAEGATLLSVLQRWPLWTVAGALVLLAEICWLAREMKLASGSCSQQDSSSSEEEADDDEDEGDRHGLRSLAASTLLPMQGLPDTCKVLKELVGDLLGVCRVLSKKTFMPQMHPAIGMDSPYETWSVHGNSIAYRLLVFLRPPPGHSFHLELDTTGQLPARHSSVHVLLECMCSRERLLGDILCFLHHPDDQLPRDQSSCLLRTLCTCSYLDVEKIACWVQLLVRSAWLLLPQSHHCQLMVLPSSQSCKFQLRTTSRMNICTEMIFAVQQGSSGAYLSLE, encoded by the coding sequence ATGGGGTACAGCCCAGATGGGGGCTGGCCATCAGGGCGGCTTGGGCAGGACGGGCCCCATGCTGTCTCCAGCCAGGGCCTGCGGCCTGTCGAGCCTGTCGACGGCAGTGCCCAGATGCTTTCCTGGGACAGCCCGTGGCTCTCACCTGTGCAGTGCTCACAAACCCTGCCCTTGCTCCCTCAGCCCGTCTCCtacccagccctgctcagccccctTTTCTCCCACCCCCTCCAGGCCATGGCTAAGGCAATTGCCCTCCTTCTGGCTGTGCTGGCCGTCCAGCATGGGCTGAAGCACGACCACCAGACAGATGTGGCCGCGACCGAGCGGATGCAGCAGCGGGAGGAGTTTCTCCAGCAGATGACtcggctgctgcaggaggtcgAGGAGAGCAGAAGCGCCGAGGGAGCCACACTCCTTTCCGTGTTGCAGCGGTGGCCGTTGTGGACCGTTGCAGGAGCCCTGGTCCTGCTCGCTGAGATCTGCTGGCTGGCCAGGGAAATGAAGCTTGCCTCTGGCAGCTGCAGTCAGCAGGACAGCTCCAGCAGCGAGGAGGAGGCAGACGACGACGAGGATGAGGGAGACCGCCATGGCCTCAGGTCTTTGGCTGCGTCCACTCTGTTGCCAATGCAGGGCCTGCCCGACACGTGCAaggtgctgaaggagctggtgggTGACCTCCTTGGTGTCTGCCGCGTGCTCTCCAAGAAGACCTTCATGCCGCAGATGCACCCGGCCATCGGGATGGACAGCCCCTATGAAACCTGGAGCGTCCACGGGAACAGCATCGCCTACCGCCTGCTCGTGTTCCTGCGGCCACCCCCCGGGCACTCTTTCCACCTGGAGCTGGACACCACggggcagctgccagcaaggCACTCCAGCGTCCACGTGCTGCTGGAGTGCATGTGCTCGAGGGAGCGGCTGCTGGGGGatattttgtgctttctgcacCACCCCGACGACCAGCTGCCGAGGGATCAGAGCTCGTGCCTCCTACGCACCCTCTGCACGTGCTCCTACTTGGACGTGGAGAAAATCGCCTGCTGGGTCCAACTGCTGGTGAGATCAGCCTGGCTGCTTTTGCCTCAGTCGCACCACTGCCAGCTGATggtgctgccttcctcccagtCCTGCAAGTTCCAGCTGAGAACCACCTCCAGGATGAACATCTGCACTGAGATGATTTTTGCGGTGCAGCAAGGCAGCTCAGGCGCCTACCTGAGCCTTGAGTAG